Proteins from one Epinephelus moara isolate mb chromosome 1, YSFRI_EMoa_1.0, whole genome shotgun sequence genomic window:
- the LOC126391504 gene encoding alpha-1,3-galactosyltransferase 2-like isoform X1, whose amino-acid sequence MSWLKTWSARTFCCLVLLVISFTSLYLRHLATLSPAKNLPVASEGEQRQIINLAKALKLRQLTTLVPVDNRPVASEGEQRRIINVDDTLKFGQLTTLVPVDNPPVASKGEQRQSINVDDTLNFGARPQVATRTSWNAPIIWEGMFDPNLYDQQHIERNSTVALTVFAVGRYLDAYLKTFLTTAEQHFMLGLQVTYYVFTDQPEKVPNIDLGPKRSLKVMSVEKHSRWQDISMMRMKTISDTIESEIRHHCRYVFCFDVDQVFKGRFGSEALGDSVALLHAWFYKLPKNRFTYDRNPKSKAFMETGDYYYHAAVFGGLLENVKNLADFCFLGIMEDKGNNVEALWHDESHLNKYFWLHKPSRLLSPEYCWDQIIGKNTDIRVQRLIWAPKQYNKLRTR is encoded by the exons atGAG TTGGCTCAAGACATGGAGTGCTAGAACCTTCTGCTGTCTTGTGTTGCTTGTTATTAGCTTCACTTCCTTATATTTAAG acatttagCGACCCTCAGCCCTGCCAAAAACCTGCCAGTGGCCAGTGAAGGAGAACAGAGACAGATCATCAATTTAGCCAAGGCACTTAAGTTACG ACAATTAACGACCCTCGTCCCTGTGGACAACCGGCCAGTGGCCAGTGAAGGAGAACAGAGACGGATCATCAATGTAGATGACACGCTTAAGTTTGG ACAATTAACGACCCTCGTCCCTGTGGACAACCCGCCAGTGGCCAGTAAAGgagaacagagacagagcatCAACGTAGATGACACGCTTAACTTTGG GGCCAGGCCACAGGTTGCTACACGTACGTCTTGGAATGCTCCCATCATCTGGGAGGGGATGTTCGACCCTAATCTTTACGACCAGCAGCACATCGAAAGAAATTCAACTGTGGCCCTCACTGTGTTTGCTGTGGGAAG GTACCTTGACGCCTACCTCAAGACTTTCCTTACCACAGCAGAACAACACTTTATGTTGGGGTTACAGGTGACATATTACGTTTTCACGGATCAGCCAGAGAAGGTACCAAATATCGACCTTGGTCCTAAGCGGAGCCTGAAGGTGATGTCGGTGGAAAAGCACTCCAGGTGGCAGGACATCTCCATGATGCGAATGAAAACAATATCAGATACCATTGAATCAGAGATTCGTCACCACTGCAGATATGTGTTCTGCTTTGATGTGGATCAAGTGTTTAAGGGAAGGTTTGGCTCAGAGGCTCTGGGGGATTCTGTGGCTTTGCTACACGCGTGGTTTTACAAACTTCCAAAGAACAGATTCACCTACGACAGAAACCCCAAATCCAAAGCCTTCATGGAAACTGGAGATTACTACTACCATGCTGCTGTCTTTGGAGGCTTGTTGGAAAATGTGAAGAATTTGGCAGATTTCTGCTTTCTGGGTATCATGGAGGACAAAGGAAACAACGTGGAGGCTCTGTGGCATGATGAGAGTCATCTGAATAAGTACTTTTGGCTTCACAAACCAAGCAGGCTGCTCTCCCCCGAATACTGCTGGGACCAGATTATTGGTAAGAACACTGACATACGTGTCCAGCGTCTAATATGGGCACCAAAACAATATAACAAACTCCGTACGCGGTAG
- the LOC126391504 gene encoding alpha-1,3-galactosyltransferase 2-like isoform X2, whose translation MSWLKTWSARTFCCLVLLVISFTSLYLRHLATLSPAKNLPVASEGEQRQIINLAKALKLRQLTTLVPVDNPPVASKGEQRQSINVDDTLNFGARPQVATRTSWNAPIIWEGMFDPNLYDQQHIERNSTVALTVFAVGRYLDAYLKTFLTTAEQHFMLGLQVTYYVFTDQPEKVPNIDLGPKRSLKVMSVEKHSRWQDISMMRMKTISDTIESEIRHHCRYVFCFDVDQVFKGRFGSEALGDSVALLHAWFYKLPKNRFTYDRNPKSKAFMETGDYYYHAAVFGGLLENVKNLADFCFLGIMEDKGNNVEALWHDESHLNKYFWLHKPSRLLSPEYCWDQIIGKNTDIRVQRLIWAPKQYNKLRTR comes from the exons atGAG TTGGCTCAAGACATGGAGTGCTAGAACCTTCTGCTGTCTTGTGTTGCTTGTTATTAGCTTCACTTCCTTATATTTAAG acatttagCGACCCTCAGCCCTGCCAAAAACCTGCCAGTGGCCAGTGAAGGAGAACAGAGACAGATCATCAATTTAGCCAAGGCACTTAAGTTACG ACAATTAACGACCCTCGTCCCTGTGGACAACCCGCCAGTGGCCAGTAAAGgagaacagagacagagcatCAACGTAGATGACACGCTTAACTTTGG GGCCAGGCCACAGGTTGCTACACGTACGTCTTGGAATGCTCCCATCATCTGGGAGGGGATGTTCGACCCTAATCTTTACGACCAGCAGCACATCGAAAGAAATTCAACTGTGGCCCTCACTGTGTTTGCTGTGGGAAG GTACCTTGACGCCTACCTCAAGACTTTCCTTACCACAGCAGAACAACACTTTATGTTGGGGTTACAGGTGACATATTACGTTTTCACGGATCAGCCAGAGAAGGTACCAAATATCGACCTTGGTCCTAAGCGGAGCCTGAAGGTGATGTCGGTGGAAAAGCACTCCAGGTGGCAGGACATCTCCATGATGCGAATGAAAACAATATCAGATACCATTGAATCAGAGATTCGTCACCACTGCAGATATGTGTTCTGCTTTGATGTGGATCAAGTGTTTAAGGGAAGGTTTGGCTCAGAGGCTCTGGGGGATTCTGTGGCTTTGCTACACGCGTGGTTTTACAAACTTCCAAAGAACAGATTCACCTACGACAGAAACCCCAAATCCAAAGCCTTCATGGAAACTGGAGATTACTACTACCATGCTGCTGTCTTTGGAGGCTTGTTGGAAAATGTGAAGAATTTGGCAGATTTCTGCTTTCTGGGTATCATGGAGGACAAAGGAAACAACGTGGAGGCTCTGTGGCATGATGAGAGTCATCTGAATAAGTACTTTTGGCTTCACAAACCAAGCAGGCTGCTCTCCCCCGAATACTGCTGGGACCAGATTATTGGTAAGAACACTGACATACGTGTCCAGCGTCTAATATGGGCACCAAAACAATATAACAAACTCCGTACGCGGTAG